The Bombus pascuorum chromosome 5, iyBomPasc1.1, whole genome shotgun sequence genome segment gtatttatattttattatatttttagtgTAAAAATTACTGACTGCAGACTGtaaatcaataattaaattttaagaaaataactattcttttaaatatttggaacattaaatatgaattttatatagtatgaactaattttatcattaaaattgaagttatgttatttatatcattttaaattacttaCTAATATATCTGTCCTTAAATcaacaagaaattttacacCATGTTGAAGTCTtccaattataataaacaacCATTGGTAATCTGGTGTTaaagcattttttaaatttcgttcaTAAGAAACTATACGTCTCTCATTGTTTGgctgaaataaaagaaaaagagaacaaaataattgcaagtactttttacttatattaatgtgatttaaaagttttttttagatttttaagctttaatatcacaaaattaaatattctatttaacaaaaaattaataatatacaaaccTCTGTAGACACAAATTTTTCTGCTATATTGAATATAACAGGATGTTGAACAGCATATTTAAATGCTAAGATGCGCAAAATTTTTTCCTTGTCATTTTTGCTACTTTCTTGGTATGTGCTACATAAAATACGAGCTttgttctaaaataaaatgttaattctattgtattatgcaatgattttgaaacttatagattaatatttctattatttgcaatttatgttaaatattatatgaataacGATTTTGACAAGTATGTTTTGGTTATGTAACACAAAAtagattatttataaaatagatttattataaataatttaacaaaaaggttagataatatattatattagaaaatgtaattcaaaagataaaatacttttattattgtatttatattgtaaaactttataataGTACGACAATATAAGGTTATGTTATAACCTTACTCTATAAATGATAGTGCTATAAAATGAACGtaagataatataatttttatttattttaattcgatataCATCATTGTTTTAAAAGATAACATGTGtgatatgtaaaaatttggAGATATAaaccataatttttaaatgtaaaacaaaataccataaaatttgaagaataaaatttatatgtttaacTTATTGGTTTATGTTAAATATGTTTGATGTTCATATGTCAATTATTGTTAACTATTAAAGATTAAGTaacatttacgaaatattaaacaatttatgtTACTAACCTCAACAATCCAATTACAAATattgctatttttaaatttgaatactccttttaattgattttcaaaaaaaatAGTTTCACTGGACGTAGAAGTATCATATAGATTCCGTATAAGAAAAGATCTGAAACTCTTTTGtgttgtattaccttttaaaatacatttattactataaatatCAACTAATACTTTCACATGTGTACTTTtgaatatcatatttattattgacaactatcataaatcatataaaaaaaacttgTTACTTGAAATTACAAAACTAATATCAGATGGTAACTGCTTCTCTTAACTTAGTTgagttttttttataatagaaatatttttatctgatATGACATGTATACTTTGATATTAACATTCAGCTTAAAGGACAACAGTTAGATAGCATTAAAATATCGAGTACTTTTTATACATAAcatacattaaataaaaaatttagccAATCAGAAAGCtaaatggtaatttttattgatatgcAATAAACTAAGAAaggatttaaataaatttttgcgatatatgaataaaatccTCGATCTGTTTGTCActtttatattgataaagaTGCACTCTTTTAATAGCattgattatttaatatattggaaaatttaaatacaagtGTATAAAAAGAATGTCAGActttaataacgtatacagtgTAACAAACAGAGCAAAATATGAAAGTTCTTTTGATAATagtttttaatcttttttctatttctacttTTCATGATAGATGCAACCGAGGGAAGGATTTCCTCTCTAACGCAACGTATTGTCAAAAAAGGTGTATAATGTGAAACAGTTGGCAATCATTAGTACTAAAATGGTGCTATAGTCGGAGACATTATGATACGTATTTAATTGCAGATCGatcaaaaacaaattttactaaacgtacatattttcgaaaataaatgtgACCCTTTATCAACGTACAGAATGCAGATAGTGCATTTTTCTTGGGGTCTCATTTGGTACATTTTATCTATTTCTCAAGGTAATTTGACTATCTGTATTCTGTTTCATGTGACAGTTATTCAGTTTTGTAATTACAcctattgttattttaatttatgatgAGACAAACATTTCATTagctttattttatgttacagTTAATGctgattataatattacattaacaCATGATGGCCCTGTAGTATTAGGTGGAACTATTACATTTAAAGCTGATATCTTTTATAATGGTATAAGACCATCAGAAACATTTAGATATAAATGGAGTGACAATGCATTAACTCCTCATATATACGAGgttagtttctttttatccTATAGTTTATTCAAAATAGTTTATCAATACATTTCAAAATTAGATTATCAATGGAATTGTAAACTTTGCCCTGAAAAGagaagttttatattataatattttttttacatttcagtattatcatttataaaaccttaatatataaaaccttaaatactaattttgaatacatatataactttGATCTTCCATAGACAGGGGCTATATCAAATACAACAACATattggaatttaaatattgcccatgaaaattatacaattggAAAATATGAAGTTGAAGTAGTGGTTTATAAATATGTCGTGTTTTGGTGGCAGGATGTTACAAGTGCCCGTACCGAGTTTTATGTAACTCGTAagttaagaatttttaaaaatcattttataatatattaacttTTTGTCTATTATGTATATCatcaaattaatgttttaatagaaTCTTTCAATGGAGACATCAAAGTTATACAGCCCAACAAAACATCAATGGATACATATGTCTCTTCAGCATCTGAAGCAAACATgacaataaatataagaaaaggaGATATGGATTATTTGATGAAAGCCACATCAGTATCAATTTATTGGTTTATAGATTGCAGATATTTTGGTCAAACGAATGACTTAAATTTCCTCTATAATTTTACAACTCCTGATACATCACATGTGTTAGAAGCTTTGATCGTTGCATCATACGATTCACCAACAACAACTGTTCCACCTACTACAACGGTTCTACCAGTAACAACAACAATTACTCCTTCTAGTATAACTGTGCCAAATGTTACAATATCAAATACTACAACAGAAGATGTGGTAACTACTACCATATCTAGTAAAAGCATAACTGCAAAACCAATATTAATATCTACAACAATACCTATACCTCTAAATAATTCAGAAAATGTCAGTATttacaatgtaaatatttctttacctTATATTTGTTCCAACTCTTCGATAATTCCACCAGATCCTAATAAAACATATGGGCACTTCACTAAAAAAATTGATGTTCGTGgtaagtaatatattatatgagatcatataaaataatgatttatgTTCAGTATAAgttataataatgtatatttatggAATTTCTAGCACCTATAATGAATATATCAGTAGAGGGTACAAATTGGATTCAACCATGGGATATGTTATCTCTTAATGTAACATGTAAAGGTTCAGGACCTTTTAATAAGTGCCTTTATTTTCATAGAGGaaagtataatgttacagGAAATGAAACATGCGATACAGAAGATAATCTTTATTCTTGTAATTTCTCCATCATACATTATTTCTTAGAACCTagcatatatacaatattaattatattagatAATGATGTCAGCAAACAAATATATCCCttgacaataaatatttataaaggtatatgttattataaatattgatatcaataataataatgatacaaattttgtctttctgcaaatattaattgctttgattacatttttaaatgtgtTTTCTAGTGACAACAAAGCCACAGTTATCGGTGATTGTGGTACCTGTTTCTTGTTCTCTTGCTGCTGCGGTACTCATTATTTTTGGCATTGCATATTACATACAAAGTAAAGCAAGATTTACAGTGGAAGTTGCAGATTTTGACTTTGGTCAAAATAATCCAGAAATGgagtataaaacatttacaGAACGTTTAAGAGATTCGATCAATAACGCTATAAGGCCAGGAAGCAAACGGATAAGTGTATGCCAGCCCTATTATGGCAGCATGAATCGCTAACAAGTACAGATTGTACAGACTACATATTCTTTGACTGTCCATGACAGTCTTCACACattgcaaaataatattaatatattagcGTCTAACACATAGTAGCGCCTCGATAAAATGACGATTATTCCtcaattctttatttaattattacagaatGATCATCCAAGTAATTGATATACAAGAAGtgatattatttgataatatcaCTGATAGAATTGATATAATTGATgatataattgatattatttcttgAATCTTGAATcttgttattatttcattagaaTGTCATTGTCAGTGTATGGGTTACGTTATTGTATcgattattattctatatttctattatcttcatttttaaGCACTAAACAATACGAGCTACTTCTGCATTGCCATTATTGCTTTTGTATTGCCACTACTGCTTTTGTATTGCCATTACCGCTTCTAACATTTccttacttttctttcttccatttaAATACATGCTTTTATATgcactttattatatttatgaattatttattgttgtatttttatatacaatgtgttgaattttaatggaaataattaaaaatcacctttaatttccatttcaatCAAACACGCTTTATGTTATTTTtgacatcataaggtaatgaatattttataaatttcaggGTTACAAACCTCTTAGTAATTCTCAAactattcagtgatgtttaaaatgaagaaaaaagtatTGGAATTATCAAGTATTTGGATTAAAGACTATGAGAGATTGAACAAGTGAAGAAGATGCTAAACGAATGCTAAAAGATGCTAAATGAATTACAAGAAGAGTTTCAGAATTAATGTATCTTAcgacatttttaaatatcaaataatttaatcaggaagttattaatattatattcttaataatGCGAATTTATTCATTCCAAGGAATttataaacgaaattaaaattgtatatagaataaataaatattgtatatataggCTGTGTACATAGTATGCAATGAGATATTGCTTTTGATGTTTTGCGGAAATgatgttataatattaatttataatattttttctagaattttaacattgtgaaattttatgtaacacattttttctacttttaatgtGTTTAACTTCGGGTTACTGGATTCATGTACTACTTAACTCATAcattacaagaaaaatattggtAAGCACGTAATTATATAAGTATGTAGATTATCAATTACAAAAGCGTGATaaacaaaaagatataatacttatttGAATGATACATCTTGTAATGCGAATTTTTCGTACGTGTATGTgcttttatacatatacatgcaatttgcatatacgtatatagtattaaatttaattacccAGATATATGAAAGTATTTCAATAAGTTATTTAGTTGAAACtacttataaaaaaaattgttatgttAGATTGCGATTTCAATAATTCAGTCATAAAGTAACCTActaaatagtatttaataaataaaaatgttcttgtAATGAATTGGTGCTACTGTTATTTCCCatcatttatttatgattCTGTAATTTCAATAATGCTTAAACGaggaaggaaattaaaaaataacgcgGGTAACAGGTGGCACCATCTGTACACGATTATTGCGATCAAAAAATCTGCGTGTTCGTGAGTTCGTGAGAGTTCATTGGTAACATCGTTAGGGATTTAAGATGGCGGCTGATGAAGTAAACTTACGAAATTGTGCTCTGTTAAAAGTAGTTTGTGCTTTTGTCGTTTATTGAATATTGTCAGTTGATAGTTTCAATTCATCTTTATGTAATATCGATTTAAGATCTTCAACGAACGAAACGTGTCTCTCGAAAAAGTAAGATATAAACTTTTCCCGAGTCACGGGCTTACAATGTCAGTAATTGCCTCAAAGCCATGCCACGAGAAAGAGAATTTGAAATCGACAGAGGAAGACGATTGGAAAATGCAGCTTGCATTTTGCAAACCACGGCATACAGCGACAATTGAAGGCGTAAATTGCATTACACAGACATGGAGGATGAAAGAACGGGtttgttactttttttctttgcttctttGGTTGATATACCCTGAAAAATTATGTACTTAATTCTATGATagagttttataaatttctattttctagaTGAAAACTGTGAGCGTGGCTCTAGTTTTATGTTTAAACGTTGGTGTTGATCCACCGGACATTGTCAAGACGCAACCGTGCGCACGTCTCGAGTGTTGGATCggtatttattttagtttatttacatCCCCACAATTCCCCGCTGCCATTGCCATTATGTAATGCATTTTGAGGTTATGCATGTGGATGACAGCAGTCTGTAAATGAATGCGATTTTAGTAAATAACCTGTAGATggcgttatatttattattaatttgaatattttatctgtAGTATcagaatgttttttttttgctttctttcctttgtttttcttttacttgttATTTCAAAtgtgtataatttcttttttgtgattgcattattttatagttttgtataattgtataattataaacaaaaattgcactgatttaaattattccatttaaGTGATCTAATTGTGACTTGAAACTTAATTGTTATTGATTACAATTAGAAcaactataatttttaaaattttatagatccTTTGTCAGTGAGTCCACAGAAAGCTTTAGAAACTATAGGTTCtaatttacaaaaacaatatgAACGATGGCAACCAAGAGCTCGTTACAAACAAAGTTTAGACCCCACTGTTgaagaagttaaaaaattgtgtacTTCTTTGAGACGAAATGCAAAGGAGGAAAGAGttctttttcattataatGGTCATGGTGTTCCTAAACCTACTAGTAATGGTGAAATTTGGGTATTTAATAGAGTTAGTAAACTcaagtattttaattactataaataataatttgataagtatttttaatatcacatTATTATTGCAGACATATACACAATACATTCCTTTGTCTGTATATGATTTACAAACATGGATGGGTGCACCTAGCATCTATGTATATGACTGCTCCAATGCAGGTATCATTGTAGAGTCTTTTCAACAATTTGCAGAGCAACACGAGAAAGAATATGaggtataaatattaagagaGATTTAAGTAAAAGTAATTGTCATATGTAAccatattgaaaatattatcttatagaTGGAAAAGCAGGCAGTTCAGCAAAATCGTGCAACTGGAGTTGCAAGTGCCACTGCACCAtcctataaaaattgtatccaATTGGCAGCATGTGCTGCTAATCAAATTTTACCTATGAATCCAGACTTACCTGCAGACATATTTACATCATGTCTGACAACTCCAATAAAAATAGCATTGCGAtggtaaaatagaaatataatttgttaaagaTATACCAAATTTTGTATAGTACCAGAGTTAAGcttctatttcttttgtaGGTTTGTCATGCAAAATACATCGAAGTTGGTACCAAAAATATCACTAGATTTAATTGACAAGtaagaattatatatagtaGGAACAAATTTATAGTACTTATGTATGTAGTATTTTcttgaacgaaataaaatgttgaaattatgATAAACACATTTCAGAATTCCAGGACAATTGACTGATAGAAGAACAATGTTAGGGGAACTTAATTGGATTTTTACAGCAATTACTGACACTATTGCATGGAACACATTGCCAAGAGGTAAATTTGTATACTGTAATTGTttgtagaatatataaatgacaaatactaaatatattcgatttatagatttatttcagAGATTATTCAGACAAGATTTATTAGTAGCtagtttatttagaaatttcttacTTGCTGAAAGAATACTTCGCTCATATGACTGCACTCCAGTTTCTTGCCCAAAATTACCACCTACTTATCaggtaaatagaaaaatattttaaccttaatatttttctaaacattaggtatttttgttatttattattattctttcattaatatatttatctctTATTAATTTAGCACCCTATGTGGCAAGCATGGGATTTGGCACTTGATCTCTGCTTAGCACAATTGCCATCTATTCTTGAAAATGAAGATCAGTTTATACATTCACCCTTTTTTGAAGAACAATTGACAGCCTTTCAAGTATGGCTTACACTAGGTTCTAAGAATCGCAATCCTCCAGAGCAACTGCCAATAGTACTACAAGTGTTATTAAGTCAAGTTCATAGACTAAGAGCGTTAGAGTTATTAGGGCGTTTTCTTGATCTTGGTCCATGGGCAGTGAACTTGGCTCTTAGTGTAGGCATTTTTCcatatgttttaaaattacttcAAAGTAATGCCAGAGAACTACGTCCACTACTTGTTTTCATTTGGGCAAAAATTCTTGCAGTTGATAGTGTAAGTGTTAAGAATTTCAGTATCTTAGAcctttcattaattatttattatattttagacTTGTCAAGCAGATCTCGTACGAGATGGAGggcataaatattttttatctgttCTTCAGGATACTTCTATACCGGTATTAAttgttatacataattttattgaaatatttttatgcaactTTTTTATACAAGTCTATTCTGTTTTAGAGTGAACATAGGACGTTAGCAGCATTTGTTTTGGCTAGCATTGTAAATGATTATCGACCGGGCCAAGTAGCTGCAAATCATGGCAGTCTCGTCTCAATTTGTCTGGAACAACTTGGAGATTCAAACGCTTTATTACGACAATGGCTATGTTTGTGTCTCGCGAGACTTTGGCATAATTATGACAAAGCAAGATGGTGCGGAGTCAGAGACATTGCCCACGAAAAActgtttatattattacaggACCCAGTTCCTGAGGTATAAAATCATTTCATGATGAGGtcaaattcatttatttaatgtattaatatttatgcatgatgatagtaaaatatttaaaaaagaaataaaattatataggtTCGAGCGGCGAGTGTTTATGCTTTGGGAACATTCATAAATAGTGTAACAACACGAAGTGAACATGCGAATAATATTGATCAAATTATAGCTATGACGCTTATTAATACTGTGTCTCATGACATGTGTCCCTTAGTTAGAAAAGTATGTAAGTTTgtcgtataataatatatattctaattatatacttaatattcttaatatgaaaaaaattgtgAATTATTTTACAGGAATTAGTAGTAGCACTTCAGTGGATGGTattacattttgaaaattcgtttGTAACATTAGCATTGGCTGAAGAAAATAGTCGAAAAGATCTCGTAGTGGAGACGTTATCGCCATTTAGTGGAATGAGACGTATTAGTTCTAGGGATAGATTGAAAATGCTTTCTCCAAACAACACGTACAGTGTGGATAGTACAGATGGATTTGGTCAGGATCGTATTAAAAGagtgtcgtcgtcgtcgtctatTAGTAGCTTAGGTAAGTGATAAAATATGTTGCTTTTAGCTAGAGTTACTAGCTTTATTGCCGGATTTTCGATAACAGTTCCTTGTATTGTTTCATTCATGTACCAGGAAATAATTGGGAGTTCGTGAGGAAACCTTGCGAGTCACTTGGTAATAATGATTGGAAATTCCATTGCATGTTCGTACATAGTTCATCCTTCATTTTTAGAActcgtaatttttaatttatagccAATGCTATATCactattttgttatttacaaGCACATTATCGTAAGGaacagatatttttctatattaaaaataaaatacaataaaccgtgttttttattatttgtaggGCACAGTTCTCTTGGAAATTTACCAAGTCTTTCTTATGGTAGtgtatatatgaaattgtGGCATGGATTATGCAGTCTTGACAATGATCCTCATCCTGTGGTTGCTACTATGTCTCAGAAGGTCACAAATCATATTCGAAATCAGGTAAACATGATGATTTAATAATGATTACATtgatttatatcaaaatttaatgaaagagTACAATATTTCTTAACTACAGGTCAAAGAATCCTCTGCACCTAAGGAAgtaattgaaacaaaaatatcttcgtCACTGTCTCTTCCGCCTTCTCCATCAAATCGTACTACATATTTAAGGTTagtcaatatttaatatatttttgtatatgatTCTTATACTGTTATGTTTAACTTATTGtgaaataaagtaatagcaAAGGAGAATCACCGCCTACAGTAAACTCTGGGACAGATTTATTACGTTCGTCGAGAATACCATTGCATGGCAATCGCTCAAGAAAACCAATTCCCAATACAGTAAGAATTACTTGATGTCATTTATGAGTAATGctatattttacttatatttatagcgGTATTTTATTGCAGATTTCAGAAGAAGCAGATGAAGTTGCTGGAATTAAAACACCATTAACTACTTCACAATTTGTTGAGTGGAGTTGTGCTCAATTTGCTCAGCCTGTTAGTTTAGAGATTGAAACTGAATCAATGAATGACATGGAAAGTAGAGCACATTATGAAAGAGAATGGCGGTAAGAATTCTTAATGTAATTACTTATTATTGTATCATTACAAAGAGAAAAACTAATTTGTAGTTTTCAATATTCAGATActtaagaaataagaaacaaagatGTGATGCAAGAGAAGAACAATTACGTGCAGTACAAAGTAGGGTAGAATCACAAGTATTTCACACAAGGTGTTCACATTCTCCAGAAGTTTTAACATTTCATCCTTTTGAACCTCATTTGGCTGTAGCATTAAAAGATTACTTCGGGtatttaagttttaatatactctaattttattactatcatATGAGACTTAATattactaataaattatttatttacaggGTATGGGATTGTCAAACCGGTACAAAGTTAACTTATTGTGCAAGTCATGGAAATAAAATGTCTCGTATTACAGCTCTGGAGTTTATTAATGCtcacgatataacgttattaatggCTGGATCTGACGATGGTTCGGTTAGAGTATGGAAAAATTATAGTAGTATGCTAAATCGCGATCCAGTTTTACTTACTGCTTGGCAAGCAATGGCTGACATACAACCTGCAACAAAAGCAACTACCGGTATGTATATTCTAGAATATCAATGTATTTATTGCAACtatatacattaattaaaattgtttgtaGCAACAGCTGGATTAGTTACTAAGTGGGAGCAAAGATCCCTTACATTGGCTGTAACAGGTGATGTTCGTATTGTTAGACTTTGGGATGCAGAGActgaattaaagaaacaagaTATACCAACAGGTGCTGATTGTTGTGCTACATGCGTTGATGTCGATGGTATAGGTTAGTTTCTTACACTTTTACattctttatattaatttaattgcagAATAAGATATACATGTAAAAGGCGTAAAATATGATAGaagtaaacattattttatttaattacacatAGGTGCCATGATGGCAGTAGGTTGTGGAGATGGTTCAGTTCGTTTATTTGATAGAAGGTTGCCCCCTTTAGAATCAAGAGTTATGATATGGAGAGAGCATACAGCATGGGTGCTAGGCACATCTTTGAGAAAATGTGAAAGATCTGCGCCGCAACTGTTCACTGGATCATCTTCAGGagatattagaatatttgatCTTAGAAAAAATTCTTCTGTGAGCACTGTACAGATAACACAAGGTATTACAGCATTGGCAGCACATGAAATGGCTGATATTTTTGCATGGTAAGTTTAGGATATTATTGACTGGAAtcatagtaaaattatatagattatttcagatttatttatgCACATTCTTTTCAGTGGATCAACAAATCACTGTATAAGTGTATATAACACTATGGGTCAACAcctaaatacaataaaatttcatgaagGATTTATGGCCACTCGTATTAGTCCAGTAAGTTGTCTAAGTTTTCATCCCTATCGTGTGATTCTAGCAGCTGGTTGCGTAGACAATACTATCACAGCATATGCGTCCGAACCACGCAGATGACTAATAGAGATGGAATtgctgtaaaattatttttacaaatgtaaATCAATGGTACTTGATACTCTTAACACTAATAGTCAGTGAAAACAAATGTTAGGGGCGTAATATTGGactttaatagaaaaattagaagGTGTATTCTTATCTTTCacttatttacgattttctacTGCGTTTTTTTCGTATCTATAAACGTCTTTCTTTGGAATTAATTTATGTGCAGAAACTAACAATAATTCTTGTGATTACAAAACCTGTGAAGCAACTAAAGTCTTTAGGGACGACCAAAGAGAAGATAATACAAGCTACATGTGCAAGGgcaatgtaatattttgaaacgcagttgaaaaaaatttgatgTTCTTACGAATAATGATGCATAATAAGTGCATATGTGATGCAACGAAAAAGATTTGAATGCATGTATGAatgtgtttaatatttaataaagctTGTAACATTCGCAAGGAAATAACCTTGATTATTGTGCCATGCAAAATTAGCTCCAATTAGATTTATGAATAacgtttcatataaatttagGTAATAGAAGATTCAATTGTTTTTCACGTTTTCATAATTCCTTTCCCTAATTCTCTTTTTGtctcttaatatttttacaaaattttagtcTTGGagctaaaatttatttaaataatttatatttagtttatGATTagtatcaataataataaagatcaataataaagaataaatatagtaaagATCAAAAGGAccgaaataaattacttaaaatgGCAACTATATGCAACAGTGTTTCtgtattaatgaaaatttttttgtaaatttgctttatgtatatgtttttatttataactttctcattatgaaacttttccttgcaattttaaagaaagaaaattgtttttgtaaatattatgtatcatatatttatcaataacaatattatttgttaaatgGTATTAATGTTGCGTTTAAGTAATAATGGTTTATAAGCGTCTCTTTGTAACTTGTGAAAA includes the following:
- the LOC132907377 gene encoding uncharacterized protein LOC132907377 isoform X2 yields the protein MQIVHFSWGLIWYILSISQVNADYNITLTHDGPVVLGGTITFKADIFYNGIRPSETFRYKWSDNALTPHIYETGAISNTTTYWNLNIAHENYTIGKYEVEVVVYKYVVFWWQDVTSARTEFYVTQSFNGDIKVIQPNKTSMDTYVSSASEANMTINIRKGDMDYLMKATSVSIYWFIDCRYFGQTNDLNFLYNFTTPDTSHVLEALIVASYDSPTTTVPPTTTVLPVTTTITPSSITVPNVTISNTTTEDVVTTTISSKSITAKPILISTTIPIPLNNSENVSIYNVNISLPYICSNSSIIPPDPNKTYGHFTKKIDVRAPIMNISVEGTNWIQPWDMLSLNVTCKGSGPFNKCLYFHRGKYNVTGNETCDTEDNLYSCNFSIIHYFLEPSIYTILIILDNDVSKQIYPLTINIYKVTTKPQLSVIVVPVSCSLAAAVLIIFGIAYYIQSKARFTVEVADFDFGQNNPEMEYKTFTERLRDSINNAIRPGSKRISGYKPLSNSQTIQ
- the LOC132907376 gene encoding regulatory-associated protein of mTOR, which gives rise to MSVIASKPCHEKENLKSTEEDDWKMQLAFCKPRHTATIEGVNCITQTWRMKERMKTVSVALVLCLNVGVDPPDIVKTQPCARLECWIDPLSVSPQKALETIGSNLQKQYERWQPRARYKQSLDPTVEEVKKLCTSLRRNAKEERVLFHYNGHGVPKPTSNGEIWVFNRTYTQYIPLSVYDLQTWMGAPSIYVYDCSNAGIIVESFQQFAEQHEKEYEMEKQAVQQNRATGVASATAPSYKNCIQLAACAANQILPMNPDLPADIFTSCLTTPIKIALRWFVMQNTSKLVPKISLDLIDKIPGQLTDRRTMLGELNWIFTAITDTIAWNTLPRDLFQRLFRQDLLVASLFRNFLLAERILRSYDCTPVSCPKLPPTYQHPMWQAWDLALDLCLAQLPSILENEDQFIHSPFFEEQLTAFQVWLTLGSKNRNPPEQLPIVLQVLLSQVHRLRALELLGRFLDLGPWAVNLALSVGIFPYVLKLLQSNARELRPLLVFIWAKILAVDSTCQADLVRDGGHKYFLSVLQDTSIPSEHRTLAAFVLASIVNDYRPGQVAANHGSLVSICLEQLGDSNALLRQWLCLCLARLWHNYDKARWCGVRDIAHEKLFILLQDPVPEVRAASVYALGTFINSVTTRSEHANNIDQIIAMTLINTVSHDMCPLVRKELVVALQWMVLHFENSFVTLALAEENSRKDLVVETLSPFSGMRRISSRDRLKMLSPNNTYSVDSTDGFGQDRIKRVSSSSSISSLGNNWEFVRKPCESLGHSSLGNLPSLSYGSVYMKLWHGLCSLDNDPHPVVATMSQKVTNHIRNQVKESSAPKEVIETKISSSLSLPPSPSNRTTYLSNSKGESPPTVNSGTDLLRSSRIPLHGNRSRKPIPNTISEEADEVAGIKTPLTTSQFVEWSCAQFAQPVSLEIETESMNDMESRAHYEREWRYLRNKKQRCDAREEQLRAVQSRVESQVFHTRCSHSPEVLTFHPFEPHLAVALKDYFGVWDCQTGTKLTYCASHGNKMSRITALEFINAHDITLLMAGSDDGSVRVWKNYSSMLNRDPVLLTAWQAMADIQPATKATTATAGLVTKWEQRSLTLAVTGDVRIVRLWDAETELKKQDIPTGADCCATCVDVDGIGAMMAVGCGDGSVRLFDRRLPPLESRVMIWREHTAWVLGTSLRKCERSAPQLFTGSSSGDIRIFDLRKNSSVSTVQITQGITALAAHEMADIFACGSTNHCISVYNTMGQHLNTIKFHEGFMATRISPVSCLSFHPYRVILAAGCVDNTITAYASEPRR
- the LOC132907377 gene encoding uncharacterized protein LOC132907377 isoform X1, producing the protein MQIVHFSWGLIWYILSISQVNADYNITLTHDGPVVLGGTITFKADIFYNGIRPSETFRYKWSDNALTPHIYETGAISNTTTYWNLNIAHENYTIGKYEVEVVVYKYVVFWWQDVTSARTEFYVTQSFNGDIKVIQPNKTSMDTYVSSASEANMTINIRKGDMDYLMKATSVSIYWFIDCRYFGQTNDLNFLYNFTTPDTSHVLEALIVASYDSPTTTVPPTTTVLPVTTTITPSSITVPNVTISNTTTEDVVTTTISSKSITAKPILISTTIPIPLNNSENVSIYNVNISLPYICSNSSIIPPDPNKTYGHFTKKIDVRAPIMNISVEGTNWIQPWDMLSLNVTCKGSGPFNKCLYFHRGKYNVTGNETCDTEDNLYSCNFSIIHYFLEPSIYTILIILDNDVSKQIYPLTINIYKVTTKPQLSVIVVPVSCSLAAAVLIIFGIAYYIQSKARFTVEVADFDFGQNNPEMEYKTFTERLRDSINNAIRPGSKRISVCQPYYGSMNR